The Devosia sp. MC521 genome has a segment encoding these proteins:
- a CDS encoding methyl-accepting chemotaxis protein, whose translation MFDRLLGSISRRMYILLALFIVGFVGVIGFQLSHTRTNLTELKKTEIRSVVEAAVSVLGSYEARVQSGEMTLEDAQAEALRSVSAMLYSGDDYVFVVSHDYVMLANSNPNVVNTNMRDRTDSRGKRFIEEYTDGARLQGSIFTTFGFNPNDEEGAEVDKLTYVQNFAPWGWAAGTGVLQTDIEELYWQEVISSTTIALALIAASTVLGWLIARSLTRPINRLSEQMVEMTDGKFDLVIEGVTRHDEIGAMARSVEVFRQNGLKVSQMTEAEAARIIRDQAARQSMMSDLQIAFGEVVDAAVDGDFTRRVAANFPDHELNMLAASVNTLVESVERGVVETGEVLAALANTDLTSRMRGEHRGAFAKLKNDVNEVADKLTMIVTQLRGTSGTLKSATSEILAGANDLSERTTRQAATIEQTSAAMEQLAQTVTENATKAHDASAKAGTVSVAAEQGGAVMGDANEAMARITESSAKISNIIGMIDDIAFQTNLLALNASVEAARAGEAGKGFAVVAVEVRRLAQSAATASADVKVLIDQSAAQVSTGTRLVSDAAAKLVGILDGVRANTVLLDAIARASGEQASAIAEVNTAVRQMDEMTQHNAALVEEINASIEQTEEQANELDRIVDVFQVAGADPARKAAMNYLGHAVEPRAARPKIATKHTQREATNDWTAF comes from the coding sequence ATGTTCGATCGCCTTCTCGGCAGCATCTCGCGCCGAATGTATATCCTTCTTGCCCTGTTCATCGTTGGCTTTGTCGGCGTAATCGGGTTCCAGCTCAGCCACACCCGCACAAACCTCACCGAACTCAAGAAAACCGAAATTCGCAGCGTCGTTGAAGCGGCTGTTTCAGTGCTCGGCTCCTATGAAGCCCGCGTTCAGTCTGGCGAGATGACGCTCGAAGACGCGCAGGCGGAAGCGCTGCGCTCGGTGAGCGCCATGCTCTATTCCGGCGACGATTATGTCTTCGTGGTCAGCCATGACTACGTCATGTTGGCCAACTCCAATCCCAATGTCGTCAACACCAATATGCGCGACCGTACAGATTCGCGCGGCAAGCGCTTCATCGAGGAATATACCGATGGTGCGCGCCTCCAAGGCTCGATCTTCACCACTTTTGGCTTCAATCCAAACGATGAAGAAGGCGCAGAAGTCGATAAGCTGACCTATGTTCAGAACTTCGCGCCTTGGGGCTGGGCCGCCGGTACCGGCGTGCTCCAGACGGATATTGAAGAGCTTTATTGGCAAGAAGTCATCAGCAGCACAACCATCGCCCTAGCGCTGATTGCCGCCTCGACAGTGCTCGGCTGGTTGATCGCACGTAGCCTTACCCGTCCAATCAATCGCCTGTCTGAGCAGATGGTTGAGATGACCGATGGCAAGTTCGATCTGGTCATTGAAGGCGTGACGCGTCACGACGAGATCGGCGCTATGGCTCGCTCGGTGGAAGTGTTCCGCCAGAACGGCCTAAAAGTCTCGCAAATGACCGAAGCGGAGGCCGCGCGCATTATTCGCGATCAGGCTGCGCGTCAGTCGATGATGAGCGACCTGCAAATTGCCTTCGGCGAAGTTGTCGACGCAGCGGTGGACGGTGATTTCACGCGTCGTGTTGCGGCGAACTTCCCGGATCATGAGCTCAACATGTTGGCCGCCTCGGTCAATACGCTGGTTGAAAGCGTTGAACGCGGCGTCGTCGAAACCGGCGAAGTTCTCGCCGCTCTGGCCAACACCGATCTCACCTCGCGTATGCGCGGCGAACATCGCGGTGCTTTTGCCAAGCTCAAGAACGACGTCAACGAAGTGGCCGATAAGCTCACCATGATCGTCACGCAACTGCGCGGCACATCGGGCACCCTCAAGTCGGCGACCAGCGAAATCCTCGCGGGCGCTAATGATCTGTCTGAGCGCACCACCCGTCAGGCAGCGACGATTGAACAGACTTCTGCGGCCATGGAACAATTGGCACAGACGGTCACCGAAAACGCCACCAAGGCACATGACGCAAGCGCTAAGGCTGGCACGGTTTCTGTCGCCGCCGAACAGGGCGGTGCGGTTATGGGCGATGCCAATGAGGCCATGGCCCGCATCACCGAGTCCTCGGCCAAGATTTCCAACATCATTGGCATGATCGACGACATCGCATTCCAGACCAATCTTCTGGCACTCAACGCTTCGGTTGAAGCCGCGCGTGCTGGCGAAGCTGGTAAGGGCTTTGCTGTTGTCGCGGTTGAGGTTCGCCGCTTGGCCCAGAGCGCTGCAACCGCGTCTGCAGATGTCAAGGTGCTCATCGACCAGAGTGCCGCCCAGGTCTCCACCGGCACACGCCTTGTCTCCGATGCTGCCGCTAAGCTTGTCGGTATTCTCGATGGCGTTCGCGCCAACACAGTCCTGCTCGATGCCATTGCGCGTGCCAGCGGCGAACAGGCTTCGGCCATCGCCGAGGTCAACACCGCAGTGCGTCAGATGGATGAGATGACCCAGCACAATGCGGCGCTGGTTGAAGAGATCAACGCCTCGATTGAGCAGACCGAAGAACAGGCCAATGAGCTTGATCGGATCGTCGATGTCTTCCAGGTAGCCGGTGCAGACCCGGCGCGAAAGGCCGCGATGAACTATCTCGGTCATGCGGTTGAGCCGCGCGCGGCCCGTCCAAAGATTGCGACAAAACACACACAACGCGAAGCAACGAACGACTGGACCGCGTTCTGA
- the tsaE gene encoding tRNA (adenosine(37)-N6)-threonylcarbamoyltransferase complex ATPase subunit type 1 TsaE, translated as MDLFLPDDAATAEFGATLAAELQPGTIVRLEGDLGAGKTALARAIIRALAGDPELEVPSPTFAIIQPYDTPKGPVLHADLYRLADESEADELGLLDDPSAIVLVEWAERAPDIAKAANLTVTLTIPKGGDGRLVRLTL; from the coding sequence ATGGACCTTTTCCTTCCTGACGACGCGGCTACGGCAGAATTTGGCGCAACCCTTGCGGCCGAGCTGCAACCGGGCACCATCGTGCGTCTTGAAGGCGACCTCGGCGCTGGCAAAACCGCTCTTGCCCGCGCCATTATCCGCGCTCTGGCGGGCGATCCGGAGTTGGAGGTCCCATCCCCCACCTTCGCCATTATCCAGCCCTATGACACGCCCAAGGGGCCTGTCCTGCATGCGGATCTTTATCGCCTCGCCGATGAAAGCGAAGCCGATGAATTGGGGCTGCTCGACGATCCCAGCGCTATCGTCTTGGTCGAATGGGCCGAGCGCGCCCCCGATATTGCCAAAGCGGCAAATCTCACGGTCACGCTCACCATTCCCAAGGGTGGGGACGGGCGCTTGGTGCGCCTCACGCTCTGA
- the ahcY gene encoding adenosylhomocysteinase has translation MTNPATEYSVKDISLADFGRKELSIAEIEMPGLMAIRSEYAAAQPLKGARIAGSLHMTIQTGVLIETLVALGADVRWVSCNIFSTQDHAAAAIAAAGIPVFAHKGETLEEYWEFTDRMMDWGNGETPNMILDDGGDATMYVLVGAKAEKDISVLDKPGSEEEEIFFATIRKRLAKSPGFFSKIRDAIRGVSEETTTGVLRLNQLAAKGELPFPAINVNDSVTKSKFDNKYGTRESLVDAIRRGTDVMLAGKVAIVCGYGDVGKGSAESLRGAGARVLVTEVDPICALQAAMEGFEVVTLEDAAHRADIVVTATGNRDVLMVDDMRKLKDMAIVCNIGHFDNEIDVLGLRNFKWTNVKPQVDLIEKPDGSRLILLSEGRLVNLGNATGHPSFVMSASFANQTLAQVELWTKGETMAKAVHVLPKHLDEKVAELHLAKLGAKLTKLNKTQADYIGVDVDGPFKSGEYRY, from the coding sequence ATGACAAACCCAGCGACTGAATATTCGGTCAAGGACATCTCTCTTGCAGATTTCGGCCGCAAGGAGCTCAGCATTGCCGAGATCGAAATGCCGGGCCTGATGGCCATTCGCTCTGAATATGCTGCTGCTCAGCCGCTCAAGGGCGCGCGCATTGCGGGCTCGCTGCACATGACCATTCAGACCGGTGTGCTGATCGAGACCCTCGTTGCTCTCGGCGCAGACGTACGTTGGGTGTCGTGCAATATCTTCTCGACCCAGGATCATGCTGCTGCCGCCATCGCCGCTGCTGGCATTCCTGTGTTCGCGCACAAGGGCGAAACCCTCGAAGAATACTGGGAATTCACCGACCGCATGATGGATTGGGGCAATGGCGAAACCCCAAATATGATCCTCGACGACGGTGGCGACGCGACCATGTACGTGCTCGTTGGCGCCAAGGCTGAAAAGGACATTTCTGTTCTCGACAAGCCAGGTTCGGAAGAAGAAGAAATCTTCTTCGCCACCATCCGCAAGCGCCTCGCCAAGTCCCCGGGCTTCTTCTCCAAGATCCGCGATGCCATCCGTGGCGTTTCGGAAGAAACCACCACAGGCGTTCTGCGTCTCAATCAGCTGGCCGCTAAGGGCGAACTGCCGTTCCCAGCGATCAACGTCAATGACTCGGTTACCAAGTCCAAGTTCGACAACAAGTACGGCACTCGTGAATCGCTCGTTGACGCGATCCGTCGCGGCACCGACGTGATGCTCGCAGGCAAGGTCGCCATCGTTTGCGGCTATGGCGATGTGGGCAAGGGTTCGGCTGAATCCCTGCGTGGCGCTGGCGCCCGCGTGCTCGTCACCGAAGTCGATCCGATCTGCGCGCTGCAGGCGGCTATGGAAGGCTTTGAAGTCGTCACCCTCGAAGACGCTGCGCACCGCGCCGACATCGTCGTCACCGCCACTGGCAATCGTGACGTCTTGATGGTCGATGACATGCGCAAGCTCAAGGACATGGCCATTGTCTGCAACATCGGCCACTTCGACAACGAAATCGACGTGCTCGGTCTGCGCAACTTCAAGTGGACCAATGTTAAGCCACAGGTCGATCTGATCGAGAAGCCAGATGGCAGCCGCCTGATCCTTCTCTCCGAAGGGCGCTTGGTAAACCTTGGCAACGCCACCGGTCACCCAAGCTTTGTGATGTCGGCATCCTTTGCCAACCAGACCCTGGCTCAGGTCGAACTCTGGACCAAGGGCGAAACCATGGCCAAGGCCGTTCACGTGCTGCCAAAGCACCTCGACGAGAAGGTCGCTGAATTGCACTTGGCCAAGCTCGGCGCAAAGCTCACCAAGCTCAACAAAACCCAGGCTGACTACATCGGCGTCGATGTCGACGGCCCATTCAAGTCCGGCGAATACCGCTACTAA
- a CDS encoding ATP-binding protein, whose translation MVPERFRKHLGFAALSAAPLSLLAAAPAVAQSGVPVSLGGIAPVAVVLGAGAFSLIAMAVVRSILVDTRAARRRASSQIADLRNMVDEYESLIAGSRELTVLWTDESATPAEPRILGDASAVLPVGRQPHSVLNLRSWLGPAEANRLQELLDNLKMHGHRFSSSLKTLDGRQVRCSGWVMGGAIAMRLRPAYLEPGEAASVAVVEAADWQCAQAIITHMPEPAFLRLEDGKLDFANPALVNLAQTRGKSVENLDLDALAAAVNCYVVEFDVPGGIGGYLAPRKSISNPAPIPEAAVAPISGLIDNLGTPIAIFNAKRQLVQYNEAYIKLWGLDRLFLTPGTDERAVLDKLRTEGRLPNSVDYHTWRANHLKSYERTEPFEADPWHLPDGRTVKVISAPAGAEGGVIYVFEDMTEWLNMASTNKAFTNVQRETINALSEAVAVFGTNGRLTLWNPRFEELWSQVKSELETAPHIDQIASRCVQALPHDGATIWRDLKRAIIDLNPTRTDQKGRITRSDGKLIDFSITRLPDGQSMMTFIDVTESASYSKVLKERNDALVAADRLKDAFVENVSYELRSPLTSIIGFAEVLAADESSPLTAQQRDYISYIRASSVSLGVLIDNILDLASVDAGIAELNPERLDVHALIEKARAGISATMPEVSGVPAKLVVDIEPNLPSLIADGTRLVQVLYNLLSNAARFAPPGSEIRLAVTSRDNRMLFVIEDEGPGLTDELKSAILTRLDTPAAGGRQRGAGLGLSIVRTFVNLHGGTISAERREPKGSRIIVNLPRDSAMAGVAE comes from the coding sequence ATGGTGCCGGAACGATTCCGGAAACACTTGGGATTCGCAGCACTTAGCGCTGCCCCTCTGTCTCTGCTCGCCGCAGCTCCGGCTGTCGCTCAGAGCGGTGTTCCGGTCAGTCTCGGCGGCATTGCGCCGGTGGCCGTTGTGCTCGGCGCGGGCGCTTTCTCGCTCATCGCCATGGCCGTTGTGCGCTCGATTTTGGTCGACACGCGCGCCGCGCGTCGTCGCGCCTCCTCGCAAATCGCTGACTTGCGCAACATGGTCGATGAATATGAGAGCCTGATCGCGGGCTCGCGTGAGTTGACCGTCTTGTGGACCGACGAGAGCGCGACCCCAGCCGAACCCCGCATTCTGGGCGATGCTTCGGCCGTTCTGCCCGTGGGCCGTCAGCCTCATAGCGTTCTTAATCTGCGCAGCTGGCTCGGTCCTGCAGAAGCCAATCGCCTGCAAGAGCTGCTCGACAATCTGAAGATGCATGGTCATCGCTTCTCATCGAGCCTTAAAACGCTCGATGGTCGTCAGGTCCGTTGCTCGGGTTGGGTCATGGGCGGCGCTATCGCCATGCGCTTGCGCCCCGCCTATTTAGAGCCGGGTGAGGCTGCAAGTGTTGCCGTGGTTGAAGCGGCCGATTGGCAATGCGCTCAGGCCATTATCACCCATATGCCCGAGCCCGCTTTCCTGCGCCTCGAAGATGGCAAGCTCGATTTTGCCAATCCAGCCTTGGTCAATCTGGCGCAAACGCGCGGTAAGTCGGTCGAGAACCTTGATCTCGATGCGCTGGCCGCAGCGGTCAATTGTTATGTGGTTGAGTTTGACGTGCCCGGTGGCATTGGTGGCTATCTGGCGCCACGCAAGTCCATCTCCAATCCAGCGCCGATCCCTGAGGCAGCAGTTGCCCCGATCTCCGGCCTGATCGACAACCTCGGCACCCCGATTGCCATCTTCAACGCCAAGCGCCAGCTGGTGCAGTACAACGAGGCCTATATCAAGCTTTGGGGCTTGGATCGTCTGTTCCTCACCCCCGGCACCGATGAGCGCGCTGTCCTCGATAAGCTGCGCACCGAAGGGCGTCTGCCCAATTCCGTTGACTACCACACCTGGCGTGCCAACCATCTCAAGAGCTACGAGCGCACCGAGCCGTTTGAGGCCGATCCTTGGCATCTGCCGGATGGTCGCACGGTCAAGGTCATTTCCGCGCCCGCCGGCGCTGAAGGCGGCGTCATCTATGTCTTTGAAGACATGACCGAATGGTTGAACATGGCGTCAACCAACAAGGCCTTCACCAACGTGCAGCGCGAAACCATCAATGCGCTGTCTGAAGCTGTGGCTGTGTTCGGCACCAATGGCCGCCTGACCTTGTGGAATCCGCGCTTTGAAGAGCTCTGGTCGCAGGTCAAGTCTGAGCTCGAAACCGCGCCCCATATCGACCAGATCGCCAGCCGCTGCGTGCAAGCGCTGCCCCATGATGGCGCCACCATCTGGCGTGATCTCAAGCGCGCCATCATCGATCTTAATCCGACCCGCACGGACCAGAAGGGCCGCATCACGCGCTCGGATGGCAAGCTCATTGATTTCTCGATCACCCGTCTGCCCGATGGTCAGTCGATGATGACCTTTATCGACGTCACCGAAAGCGCCAGCTATTCCAAGGTGCTCAAGGAGCGTAACGATGCGCTGGTTGCCGCTGATCGTCTCAAGGACGCCTTCGTTGAAAACGTCTCCTATGAGCTGCGCTCGCCGCTGACCTCCATCATCGGCTTTGCCGAAGTTTTGGCCGCCGACGAAAGCTCTCCGCTCACCGCGCAGCAGCGCGATTATATCTCCTATATCCGCGCCTCTTCGGTCAGCCTTGGCGTGCTCATCGACAATATTCTCGATCTGGCGTCTGTCGACGCGGGCATTGCCGAGCTCAATCCTGAGCGTCTCGATGTTCACGCGCTCATCGAAAAGGCCCGTGCGGGCATTTCGGCGACCATGCCCGAAGTCTCTGGCGTCCCGGCAAAGCTGGTGGTTGATATCGAGCCCAACCTGCCGTCTCTTATTGCTGACGGGACGCGCCTTGTGCAGGTGCTCTACAATCTTCTCTCGAACGCGGCGCGTTTTGCCCCGCCCGGCAGCGAGATCCGCTTGGCCGTCACCAGCCGCGACAATCGCATGCTTTTCGTCATTGAAGATGAAGGCCCAGGCCTCACCGACGAGCTGAAGTCGGCGATCCTGACCCGTCTGGATACGCCTGCCGCTGGCGGTCGTCAGCGCGGCGCCGGGCTTGGCCTTTCCATCGTGCGCACCTTTGTGAACCTGCATGGCGGCACCATCTCGGCCGAACGCCGCGAGCCCAAGGGCAGCCGGATCATCGTCAATCTGCCGCGTGATAGCGCCATGGCGGGTGTGGCCGAATAA